Proteins found in one Sphingomonas sp. SORGH_AS_0879 genomic segment:
- a CDS encoding EAL domain-containing protein, with protein MNDSPSRIAASESGLPGPATGVTNAEAVDPHWQFLILLAVGNFTILRRRFGRVHCATLIELIVARLAEAFPEAMVRPTGAAEVEMMMFAPTRAVLEDRLAAMNALLSQPFELGGERCRVEPVLGAAAATVPHDDDIRLLEDAEQALADGHIEGRPVVREMAARADRLDRIALARDLSQAVEHDGLYVEYQPKVHVRQQRIASIEALLRWRHPVYGMISPMEFIPVAEESRVIAPLTLWTLRRVIADQQSLIRAGHDLRVYVNISGMLLSDQNFVREACALVTDSGARIGFEITETSVIRDPDSAIANLQTFVDMGITVAIDDYGAGLSSLSYLKQLPACELKIDKLFITQLTSSNRDPLIVRSTIDLAHALEMEVVAEGVETPAALALLSVMGCDMIQGYLISRPIGLEALTRFLTEQGHQATVAMARPTPFARLVANARG; from the coding sequence GTGAACGACAGTCCCTCTCGAATCGCGGCCAGCGAATCCGGGCTTCCAGGCCCTGCCACCGGCGTCACGAATGCGGAGGCGGTGGACCCGCACTGGCAGTTCCTGATCCTGTTGGCGGTCGGCAACTTCACCATCCTGCGTCGCCGCTTCGGGCGGGTTCATTGTGCCACACTGATCGAGTTGATCGTGGCACGCCTGGCCGAGGCCTTTCCCGAGGCGATGGTTCGGCCCACCGGCGCGGCGGAGGTCGAGATGATGATGTTCGCTCCGACGCGTGCGGTGCTGGAGGATCGATTGGCGGCGATGAACGCGCTGTTGTCGCAGCCCTTCGAACTGGGCGGCGAACGCTGTCGCGTCGAACCGGTCCTGGGCGCTGCGGCGGCGACGGTGCCGCATGACGACGATATCCGCCTGTTGGAGGATGCCGAACAGGCGCTGGCCGATGGGCATATCGAAGGCCGTCCCGTGGTGCGCGAGATGGCGGCGCGCGCCGACCGGCTCGACCGGATCGCGCTTGCCCGCGATCTCAGCCAGGCGGTCGAGCATGACGGGCTTTATGTCGAATATCAGCCCAAGGTCCATGTCCGTCAGCAGCGGATCGCCAGCATCGAGGCGCTGCTGCGCTGGCGGCATCCGGTCTATGGCATGATCTCGCCGATGGAGTTCATCCCGGTGGCCGAGGAGTCGCGCGTGATCGCGCCGCTGACCCTGTGGACGTTGCGCCGGGTGATCGCCGACCAGCAAAGCCTGATCCGTGCGGGTCACGACCTGCGTGTCTATGTCAACATCTCCGGCATGTTGCTCAGCGACCAGAATTTCGTGCGGGAAGCCTGCGCCCTGGTGACCGACAGCGGTGCGCGTATCGGGTTCGAGATCACCGAAACCTCGGTCATCCGCGACCCCGACAGCGCGATCGCCAATCTTCAGACCTTCGTCGACATGGGCATCACCGTCGCGATCGACGATTATGGCGCGGGGCTGTCCTCGCTGTCCTATCTGAAGCAGTTGCCCGCTTGCGAATTGAAGATCGACAAGCTGTTCATCACCCAATTGACCAGTTCCAACCGCGATCCCCTGATCGTCCGGTCGACCATCGACCTGGCCCATGCGCTGGAGATGGAAGTGGTGGCCGAGGGGGTGGAGACGCCCGCCGCGCTGGCGCTGCTCAGTGTCATGGGGTGCGACATGATCCAGGGTTATCTCATCAGCCGTCCGATCGGCCTGGAGGCGCTGACCCGTTTCCTGACGGAACAGGGGCATCAGGCCACCGTGGCAATGGCCCGCCCGACGCCCTTTGCCCGTCTGGTGGCGAATGCGCGCGGTTAG
- a CDS encoding ATP-binding protein: protein MRAVRIALVVAALLAAGLGSRGRAETVPQPGFDRAIEAAKAEMLRDPAVAIQKAEVARQSATRMADADQRALALATTDWLRGEGASRLGDNRKARTAISSALATARRLALRSDLYGNLLLSQGSLDMDTGNIAAALQSFQGAYRVFQHLNDPRGQARALVQMANLYINGKDFASALRYLEQARTTYQGDDALRMVVLNNRSLTLGELGRTEDALAQLREAGTLAQQLNSPPMLAQVWRNIARSELRLGRIAAAESSIARARNVDSSDTSTLDSIAAQAAFQRGQLAQAANLIDRSFEGVDVGRTGVSLRDAHQSAYQIYMAAGRTADALRHLEALKRIDDDATRLATSTSLALMGARFDFANQELRIARMKAADLQRNIAFEREQLRTERIILIGSVAAIVVVLALLGVWLVTLGRSRNRIRAAHGDLAVTNDRLEKALAVKTEFLATTSHEIRTPLNGILGMTQIMLADGALPGEQRERVEVMHGAGMTMRALVDDLLDVAKIENGRLTLEQVPFDLATTVRDASRLFEGQAAAKALGFTVDLSECPATVLGDPARIRQIVFNLLSNALKFTASGQVTLSARRTADGVSIRVSDSGIGISPENLEEIFEAFRQADASTTRQFGGTGLGLAICRRLARAMGGDVTVDSVVGQGSTFILTLPLDELAPAPAVERPIVLVVDRNPIRRAMWTNFCAPYAVAQFVADADEAVARLAEGGVSRVLIDDSAIRDAEGRPMLSRMAQIRAAEVPTFLLWPESDPLERNEFFGPGLIEVVAKPVAGVEVMRRMFDTSPQTAFTPLVTQAA, encoded by the coding sequence ATGCGCGCGGTTAGGATTGCGCTGGTCGTCGCGGCATTGCTGGCGGCGGGCTTGGGATCGCGGGGAAGGGCGGAGACGGTGCCGCAACCCGGCTTCGACCGCGCGATCGAGGCGGCCAAGGCCGAAATGCTCCGCGATCCGGCGGTCGCCATCCAAAAGGCCGAGGTGGCGCGGCAATCCGCCACACGGATGGCGGACGCCGACCAGCGCGCGCTCGCCCTGGCGACGACGGACTGGTTGCGCGGAGAAGGAGCCAGCAGGCTGGGCGACAATCGGAAGGCCCGCACCGCGATTTCGTCTGCGCTGGCGACCGCACGGCGACTGGCGCTGCGGTCCGATCTCTATGGCAACCTGCTATTGTCCCAGGGCAGCCTGGACATGGACACCGGCAATATCGCCGCCGCGCTCCAGTCCTTTCAGGGAGCGTATCGTGTCTTCCAGCATCTGAACGATCCGCGCGGACAGGCGCGGGCCCTAGTCCAGATGGCGAACCTGTACATCAACGGAAAGGACTTCGCGTCGGCGCTCCGCTATCTGGAGCAGGCACGGACCACCTATCAGGGTGACGACGCGCTGCGCATGGTCGTCCTCAACAACCGGTCGCTGACCCTGGGCGAACTGGGGCGGACGGAGGATGCGCTGGCCCAGTTGCGCGAAGCCGGCACGCTGGCGCAGCAGTTGAACAGTCCGCCGATGCTGGCGCAGGTCTGGCGCAATATCGCGCGGAGCGAATTGCGGCTTGGTCGGATTGCGGCGGCGGAGTCCTCGATCGCGCGCGCCCGCAACGTGGACTCCAGCGATACGAGCACGTTGGACAGCATCGCCGCCCAGGCCGCCTTTCAACGCGGCCAACTGGCCCAGGCCGCGAATTTGATCGACCGGAGCTTCGAGGGTGTCGATGTCGGTCGGACCGGCGTGTCGCTGCGCGATGCGCACCAGAGCGCCTATCAGATCTATATGGCGGCGGGACGTACGGCGGATGCGCTTCGCCATCTGGAGGCGCTGAAGCGGATCGACGACGACGCCACCCGCCTCGCCACCTCGACCAGCCTCGCGCTGATGGGCGCGCGGTTCGACTTCGCCAATCAGGAATTGCGGATCGCGCGGATGAAGGCCGCCGACCTGCAACGCAACATCGCCTTCGAGCGCGAGCAGTTGCGGACCGAGCGAATCATCCTGATCGGATCGGTGGCAGCGATCGTTGTCGTGCTCGCGCTGCTCGGCGTCTGGCTGGTCACGCTGGGCCGCAGCCGCAACCGGATTCGTGCCGCGCATGGTGACCTGGCCGTGACCAACGATCGGCTCGAAAAGGCGCTGGCGGTCAAGACCGAGTTTCTGGCGACGACCAGCCATGAGATCCGCACGCCCCTGAACGGCATATTGGGCATGACCCAGATCATGCTGGCCGACGGCGCGCTGCCGGGCGAACAGCGCGAGCGGGTGGAGGTGATGCACGGTGCGGGGATGACCATGCGTGCGCTGGTCGACGACCTGCTCGACGTGGCGAAGATCGAGAATGGCCGCCTGACGCTGGAACAGGTGCCCTTCGATCTGGCGACCACGGTCCGCGACGCCTCGCGCCTGTTCGAGGGGCAGGCGGCGGCCAAGGCGCTGGGCTTCACCGTCGACTTGTCCGAATGTCCCGCCACCGTGCTGGGCGATCCGGCGCGCATCCGCCAGATCGTCTTCAACCTGTTGTCCAACGCCCTGAAGTTCACCGCTTCGGGGCAGGTGACGCTGTCGGCGCGGCGGACGGCGGACGGCGTGTCGATCCGCGTCAGCGATAGCGGTATCGGCATATCGCCGGAGAATCTGGAGGAAATTTTCGAGGCCTTTCGTCAGGCCGATGCCAGCACCACGCGGCAATTCGGCGGCACCGGGCTGGGGCTGGCCATCTGTCGGCGGCTCGCCCGGGCGATGGGGGGCGATGTGACGGTGGACAGCGTGGTGGGGCAGGGATCGACGTTCATCCTGACTCTGCCGCTCGACGAACTCGCCCCGGCACCGGCGGTGGAGCGTCCGATCGTCCTCGTCGTCGATCGCAATCCGATCCGGCGGGCGATGTGGACCAATTTCTGCGCGCCCTACGCGGTCGCCCAGTTCGTCGCCGACGCGGACGAAGCCGTCGCGCGCCTGGCTGAAGGAGGCGTTTCGCGCGTGCTGATCGACGACAGCGCGATCCGCGATGCGGAGGGCCGCCCGATGCTGTCGCGAATGGCCCAGATCCGGGCGGCGGAGGTTCCGACGTTCCTGTTATGGCCGGAATCGGACCCGTTGGAGCGGAACGAATTTTTTGGGCCCGGGTTGATCGAGGTTGTCGCGAAGCCCGTCGCGGGAGTCGAGGTGATGCGCAGGATGTTCGACACCTCGCCGCAAACCGCCTTTACGCCTCTTGTAACGCAAGCGGCATGA
- a CDS encoding response regulator, whose product MNVLFIEDDRMNRRVVRDMLDVAGASMAEAENAEIGLDMIERDSYHMILIDLRMPGMDGITAIQRIRARGDAKGEVPIIVVTADSGVDLRERCMSAGADDVIVKPVAMDQLFESMGRILAGDRGGAMIG is encoded by the coding sequence ATGAACGTCCTTTTCATCGAGGATGATCGCATGAACCGGCGCGTCGTGCGCGATATGCTCGACGTGGCGGGCGCCAGCATGGCGGAGGCGGAAAATGCCGAGATCGGCCTCGATATGATCGAGCGCGACTCCTATCACATGATCCTGATCGATCTGCGCATGCCGGGCATGGACGGCATCACCGCCATTCAGCGTATCCGCGCGCGGGGCGATGCCAAGGGCGAGGTGCCGATCATCGTCGTCACCGCCGACAGCGGTGTGGACCTGCGCGAACGCTGTATGAGCGCCGGGGCCGATGACGTCATCGTGAAGCCCGTCGCGATGGACCAGCTGTTCGAGTCGATGGGCCGTATCCTCGCGGGCGACCGTGGCGGCGCGATGATCGGCTGA
- a CDS encoding class I SAM-dependent methyltransferase produces MSSPTIFDRNARRLHRDRAQPDFAAHDFLRAAMLDGLAERLDAVTRPFRHILDLGCFDGQFPAPPGAQVARLDPGFAFARAAGGVQGDEDRLPFADRSFDLVVSAGVLDQIDDLPGALTLIRRVLRPDGLFLGAFVGGGSLPRLRAALRVAEAERPVARLHPQVDVRSAGDLLMRAGFTLPVADIETLEVRYRDFGRLLGDLRGMGASNMLAERRPIGRAALAAAAAAFADLADPDGRVSEQFNLIFLTGWAPDPSQPLPAKRGSATASLADALKPKPDTAR; encoded by the coding sequence GTGAGCAGCCCGACCATCTTCGACCGTAACGCCCGCCGCCTCCATCGCGACCGCGCCCAGCCCGATTTCGCCGCGCACGACTTCCTGCGCGCCGCGATGCTCGATGGCCTTGCCGAACGGCTGGATGCCGTCACGCGACCGTTCCGCCATATCCTGGACCTGGGGTGCTTCGACGGCCAGTTCCCCGCGCCGCCGGGAGCACAAGTGGCGCGGCTGGACCCCGGCTTCGCCTTTGCCCGTGCGGCGGGCGGCGTGCAGGGGGACGAGGATCGCCTGCCCTTCGCCGACCGCAGCTTCGACCTGGTGGTCAGCGCGGGCGTGCTCGACCAGATCGACGATCTGCCGGGGGCGCTGACGCTGATCCGGCGGGTGCTGCGGCCCGACGGGCTGTTCCTGGGCGCGTTCGTCGGCGGCGGCTCGCTGCCCCGGCTCCGCGCGGCGCTGCGCGTGGCCGAGGCCGAGCGCCCCGTCGCGCGGCTGCACCCGCAGGTCGATGTCCGGTCGGCGGGGGATTTGCTGATGCGCGCGGGCTTCACCCTGCCCGTCGCCGATATCGAGACGCTGGAGGTCCGCTACCGCGATTTCGGGCGGCTGCTGGGCGATCTGCGCGGCATGGGGGCGAGCAACATGCTGGCCGAACGTCGCCCGATCGGCCGCGCCGCGCTGGCGGCGGCGGCGGCGGCCTTTGCCGATCTGGCCGATCCCGACGGGCGCGTGTCGGAGCAGTTCAACCTGATCTTCCTGACCGGATGGGCCCCCGACCCTTCCCAGCCCCTGCCCGCCAAGCGCGGCAGCGCCACGGCGTCACTGGCCGATGCGCTGAAGCCCAAGCCGGATACGGCGCGCTAA
- a CDS encoding ComF family protein: protein MVGLLTAALVRACAIGNKSNPMGGQAKATGFAPGGWLAGAIRWALPPRCPGCAEPVEADHRFCAACWGRLRFLDGTGCVRCGLPLPGEPGQHCGACLADPPRHAGIHAAVAYGPIARELPIRLKHGGRIGVAETMAGPMARLVPHDAELLVPVPLHRWRLWRRGFNQAVLIGEGVSRRTGLPLLRGGLERVRATPLLRGLSPRERRKAVTSAFHVTDRAAVKGRRIVLIDDVYTTGATANACVRALLAAGAASVAILCWARVIDGADD from the coding sequence ATGGTCGGGCTGCTCACCGCCGCGCTTGTGCGCGCTTGTGCGATCGGGAACAAGTCGAACCCGATGGGTGGGCAAGCGAAAGCAACTGGATTCGCGCCGGGCGGGTGGCTGGCCGGGGCGATCCGCTGGGCCTTGCCGCCGCGCTGTCCGGGCTGTGCCGAACCGGTCGAGGCGGATCACCGCTTCTGCGCGGCATGCTGGGGGCGGTTGCGGTTTCTGGACGGGACGGGGTGCGTCCGCTGCGGCCTGCCTCTGCCAGGGGAGCCGGGGCAGCATTGCGGGGCCTGCCTGGCCGATCCGCCGCGCCATGCCGGAATCCATGCCGCCGTCGCCTATGGCCCGATCGCGCGCGAACTGCCGATCCGGCTGAAACATGGTGGCCGGATCGGCGTGGCGGAGACCATGGCCGGGCCGATGGCGCGTCTGGTGCCGCATGATGCGGAACTGCTGGTCCCGGTGCCGCTGCATCGCTGGCGCCTGTGGCGGCGCGGATTCAACCAGGCGGTGTTGATCGGGGAGGGCGTGTCGCGGCGGACCGGCCTTCCCCTGCTGCGGGGCGGGCTGGAGCGGGTGAGGGCGACACCGTTGCTGCGCGGCCTGTCGCCCCGCGAAAGACGAAAGGCCGTGACCTCGGCGTTCCATGTGACCGACCGCGCGGCGGTGAAGGGGCGGCGCATCGTCCTGATCGACGATGTCTATACCACCGGCGCGACAGCGAATGCGTGCGTGCGCGCTTTGCTGGCGGCGGGGGCCGCGTCGGTCGCGATCCTGTGCTGGGCGCGCGTCATCGACGGGGCGGACGATTGA
- the grxC gene encoding glutaredoxin 3, which produces MAKVEIYTKAFCPYCTRAKALLASKGVEPEEFDISMGGPKRAEMIERANGRTTVPQVFIDGQHIGGSDDLAALDKRGGLDPLLAA; this is translated from the coding sequence ATGGCAAAGGTCGAAATCTACACCAAGGCGTTCTGTCCCTATTGCACCCGGGCCAAGGCGCTGCTCGCCTCCAAGGGCGTCGAGCCCGAGGAATTTGACATCAGCATGGGCGGCCCCAAGCGCGCCGAGATGATCGAGCGCGCGAACGGACGCACCACCGTGCCGCAGGTCTTCATCGACGGACAGCATATCGGCGGTTCGGACGATCTGGCCGCGCTCGACAAGCGCGGAGGGTTGGACCCGCTCCTGGCCGCATGA
- a CDS encoding carbon-nitrogen hydrolase family protein, with amino-acid sequence MTAVAVLQMTAGIDPAANADTLERAIAEAAAGGAAMLFTPEMSGLIDRDKARAAAHLTSEEHDPVLARVRAAAAAHGLWVHLGSLAVRRGDGRLANRGYVIDDRGEVRARYDKMHLFDVDLPSGESWRESASYAPGDQAVVVDTPVGRLGVAICYDMRFPALFAALTEAGATILSVPAAFTRPTGAAHWHVLLRARAIEAGVHLIAAAQTGEHQDGRATYGHSLVVGPWGEMLLDMGEAAGLGFATLDLAQVDAVRQRLPAIRHRRAIPPVVRA; translated from the coding sequence ATGACGGCGGTCGCGGTTCTTCAGATGACGGCGGGGATCGACCCCGCTGCCAATGCCGACACGCTGGAACGCGCCATCGCCGAGGCGGCGGCGGGGGGCGCGGCGATGCTGTTCACCCCCGAAATGTCGGGACTGATCGATCGCGACAAGGCGCGGGCGGCGGCGCATCTGACCTCCGAAGAGCATGACCCGGTGCTCGCCCGCGTCCGCGCGGCGGCGGCGGCGCATGGCCTGTGGGTCCATCTCGGTTCGCTGGCGGTCAGGCGCGGGGACGGGCGGCTCGCCAATCGAGGCTATGTCATCGATGACCGGGGCGAGGTCCGCGCCCGTTACGACAAGATGCATTTGTTCGATGTCGACCTGCCCAGCGGCGAAAGCTGGCGGGAATCGGCGTCCTATGCGCCGGGCGATCAGGCGGTTGTGGTCGACACGCCGGTCGGGCGGCTGGGCGTCGCCATCTGCTACGACATGCGCTTCCCGGCGCTGTTCGCCGCGCTGACCGAGGCGGGGGCGACGATCCTGTCGGTGCCCGCCGCCTTCACCCGCCCGACCGGTGCGGCGCATTGGCATGTCCTGCTCCGCGCGCGGGCGATCGAGGCGGGCGTGCACCTGATCGCCGCCGCGCAGACCGGCGAGCATCAGGATGGTCGCGCCACCTATGGCCATTCGCTGGTGGTCGGGCCCTGGGGCGAGATGCTGCTGGACATGGGCGAGGCGGCGGGACTGGGCTTCGCGACCCTCGACCTAGCGCAGGTCGATGCGGTGCGGCAGCGCCTGCCCGCGATTCGCCATCGCCGCGCGATCCCGCCGGTGGTGCGGGCATGA
- a CDS encoding DUF1178 family protein, giving the protein MIVFDLRCGHGHVFEAWFASSNAYADQREAGRVECPLCGDRRIEKAVMAPQIAAKGNSKPDAPSPQAIRAALEQLAGQQAKMLEKSTWVGTAFADQARAMHEGTAPVTQIHGQASLAEAKALVEEGVPVAPLPFPVVPPKQVN; this is encoded by the coding sequence ATGATCGTCTTCGACCTGCGATGCGGGCACGGCCATGTGTTCGAGGCTTGGTTCGCCTCGTCCAACGCCTATGCCGATCAGCGCGAGGCCGGGCGGGTCGAATGTCCGCTATGCGGCGATCGCCGGATCGAAAAGGCGGTCATGGCCCCGCAGATCGCCGCCAAGGGCAACAGCAAGCCAGACGCGCCCTCGCCACAGGCGATCCGCGCCGCGCTGGAGCAACTGGCGGGCCAGCAGGCGAAGATGCTGGAAAAATCGACCTGGGTCGGCACCGCCTTCGCCGACCAGGCGCGTGCGATGCATGAAGGCACGGCGCCCGTTACGCAAATTCACGGCCAGGCCAGTCTGGCCGAGGCCAAGGCCCTGGTCGAGGAAGGCGTCCCCGTCGCGCCCCTGCCGTTCCCGGTGGTTCCGCCAAAACAGGTCAACTGA
- the asd gene encoding archaetidylserine decarboxylase (Phosphatidylserine decarboxylase is synthesized as a single chain precursor. Generation of the pyruvoyl active site from a Ser is coupled to cleavage of a Gly-Ser bond between the larger (beta) and smaller (alpha chains). It is an integral membrane protein.), producing MRGPIMRFFLNEDINFLVTNRLPRRFATQLIGKIARIEHPLVAKPSLALWKFFANVDLSDARTTRFKSLRDGFVRPLRDGARAFDTDPDTIASPCDALVGAHGRIEDDRLYQVKGFPYRLGDLIPDQNLVERFFDGSFVTLRLTAGMYHRFHAPTDIAVEGVTYLSGDCWNVNPIALKRVERLFCRNERAVIEARTLVSGRPLLIVPVAAILVASIRLHCLDTERTLREHGPGRRPCAARIGKGEEMGWFEHGSTIILFLPRGMTLSDHLVEGQAIRAGEVIGRTG from the coding sequence ATGCGCGGACCCATCATGCGGTTCTTCCTGAACGAAGACATTAATTTTCTCGTCACCAACCGCCTGCCGCGCCGGTTCGCGACGCAACTGATCGGCAAGATCGCCCGGATCGAACATCCGCTGGTCGCGAAACCCAGCCTGGCGCTGTGGAAATTCTTCGCGAACGTCGATCTGTCCGATGCGCGGACGACCCGGTTCAAATCGTTGCGCGACGGCTTCGTTCGTCCTTTACGCGATGGGGCACGGGCCTTCGACACCGACCCCGACACCATCGCCTCCCCCTGCGACGCGCTGGTCGGCGCGCATGGCCGGATCGAGGATGACCGGCTCTATCAGGTGAAGGGCTTTCCCTATCGCCTCGGCGATCTGATCCCGGACCAAAATCTGGTCGAACGATTTTTCGACGGATCGTTCGTCACGCTGCGGCTGACGGCGGGCATGTATCACCGTTTCCACGCGCCGACCGACATCGCGGTGGAAGGCGTGACCTATCTCTCCGGCGACTGCTGGAACGTGAACCCGATCGCACTCAAACGGGTCGAGCGGCTCTTCTGCCGCAACGAACGCGCAGTGATCGAGGCGCGGACGCTCGTGTCGGGACGCCCCCTGCTGATCGTGCCCGTCGCCGCCATCCTGGTCGCGAGCATCCGCCTCCATTGCCTGGATACCGAACGCACCCTGCGCGAGCACGGCCCCGGCCGCCGCCCCTGTGCCGCCCGGATCGGCAAGGGCGAGGAGATGGGCTGGTTCGAACATGGCTCGACCATCATCCTGTTCCTGCCCCGTGGGATGACGCTTTCCGACCATCTGGTCGAGGGACAGGCGATTCGCGCGGGCGAGGTGATCGGGCGCACCGGATGA
- a CDS encoding aminotransferase class III-fold pyridoxal phosphate-dependent enzyme encodes MNPILTGLLAASAGAVALTKGHRRLTLSRAKHPGLGGHVRLAKRIAGQIPFYSYGEDRFFRVDDAPDAVAGQRRAGFERLGGVFATRFARTLALTKETRSGLSDLQFTGAYRVPFQFREKVRTTLATGAFYERSEGPILIDLDGNRLIDLTGSYGVNLFGNDFYKRTMAEGAAIVADLGGVLGSFHPVVADNVRRLTELSGMDEVSFHMSGTEAVMQAVRLARYHTRRPRLVRFAGAYHGWWGEVQPGIGNPISADRTLTLADMSERTLKVLATRKDIACVLVNPLQAMHPNGSAPSDGQLVDGGRKAGADLAAYRDWLHKLAETCRANGIVLIFDEVFMGFRLAKGGMPEYFGVKPDLITYGKTLGGGLPVGVLCGPAHLMKRWREERPVDICFARGTFNSHPMVMGAMNAFLRRLETPEVAALYEGLDARWNARAAMFNARMAEAGLALSVAHVQTIWTILYSVASPYNWMLQYYLRAEGLALSWVGTGRLIFSLDIDDTLFAEICDRFVAAGQQMRDDGWWWTSPDAPGDLKLANKAIRRRILKESLAVRLGRGGV; translated from the coding sequence ATGAACCCGATTCTCACTGGCCTGCTGGCCGCCTCCGCCGGTGCGGTCGCCCTGACCAAAGGGCATCGCCGCCTGACCCTGTCGCGCGCCAAGCATCCGGGGCTGGGCGGCCACGTCCGCCTCGCCAAGCGGATCGCGGGGCAGATTCCATTCTATAGCTATGGCGAGGATCGCTTCTTCCGCGTCGATGACGCGCCGGACGCGGTCGCCGGGCAGCGGCGCGCGGGGTTCGAGCGGCTGGGCGGGGTGTTCGCGACGCGATTCGCGAGGACGCTGGCGCTGACCAAGGAGACGCGGTCCGGCCTGTCCGACCTGCAATTCACCGGTGCGTACCGCGTGCCGTTCCAGTTTCGCGAGAAGGTGCGGACGACACTGGCGACGGGGGCGTTTTACGAGCGGTCGGAAGGGCCGATCCTGATCGATCTGGACGGCAACCGGCTGATCGACCTGACCGGCTCCTACGGGGTCAACCTGTTCGGCAACGACTTCTACAAACGGACCATGGCGGAAGGCGCGGCGATAGTCGCCGATCTGGGTGGGGTGCTCGGGTCGTTCCACCCGGTCGTCGCCGACAATGTCCGCCGCCTGACCGAATTGTCGGGGATGGACGAGGTGTCGTTCCACATGTCGGGCACCGAGGCGGTGATGCAGGCGGTGCGCCTCGCCCGCTATCATACCCGCCGCCCGCGTCTGGTGCGCTTCGCGGGGGCCTATCATGGCTGGTGGGGCGAGGTTCAGCCGGGGATCGGCAACCCCATATCCGCCGACCGGACGCTGACCCTGGCCGATATGTCGGAGCGGACGCTGAAGGTGCTGGCGACGCGCAAGGACATCGCGTGCGTGCTGGTCAACCCGCTTCAGGCGATGCACCCCAATGGCTCGGCCCCGTCGGACGGACAGTTGGTCGATGGCGGGCGCAAGGCGGGGGCGGACCTGGCCGCCTATCGCGACTGGCTGCACAAGCTGGCCGAGACGTGCCGCGCCAACGGCATCGTCCTGATCTTCGACGAGGTTTTCATGGGCTTCCGCCTCGCAAAGGGCGGCATGCCGGAATATTTCGGGGTGAAGCCGGATCTGATCACCTATGGCAAGACGCTGGGCGGCGGGTTGCCGGTCGGTGTGCTGTGTGGCCCCGCCCATTTGATGAAGCGCTGGCGTGAGGAGCGGCCCGTGGACATCTGCTTCGCGCGCGGCACCTTCAACTCGCACCCCATGGTCATGGGGGCGATGAACGCCTTTCTCCGGCGGCTGGAGACGCCCGAGGTCGCCGCGCTGTACGAAGGACTGGACGCACGATGGAATGCCCGTGCGGCGATGTTCAACGCGCGGATGGCGGAAGCCGGGCTGGCCCTGTCGGTCGCGCATGTCCAGACGATCTGGACCATCCTCTACTCGGTCGCCTCGCCCTATAACTGGATGCTGCAATATTATCTCCGGGCGGAAGGGCTGGCGTTGAGTTGGGTCGGAACCGGGCGGCTGATCTTCAGCCTCGACATCGACGACACCCTGTTCGCCGAGATTTGCGACCGCTTCGTTGCAGCGGGACAACAGATGCGTGACGATGGCTGGTGGTGGACCTCGCCCGATGCGCCGGGTGACCTGAAGCTGGCGAACAAGGCGATCCGGCGGCGGATCTTGAAGGAGTCGCTGGCGGTAAGGTTGGGGCGGGGAGGGGTTTAA
- a CDS encoding class I SAM-dependent methyltransferase has protein sequence MSTASVTKAYDRWSPVYDLVFGPVFKQGRSAAIVAAERIGGRIIEVGVGTGISLPQYSRDNRIVGVDLSEPMLDKARERVKRGNLTHVEQIAYGDAEALQFADNSFDVVVAQYVITAVPNPERALDEFARICRPGGEIVITTRVGAGDGLRGRIEKTLMPITSRLGFRTDFPFHRYTDWAATRGDVELVESRPLPPLGHFSLVRFAKRQPSLQGQVQ, from the coding sequence ATGAGTACCGCCAGCGTCACCAAGGCCTATGACCGCTGGTCGCCTGTCTATGACCTGGTCTTCGGCCCCGTCTTCAAACAAGGCCGCTCCGCCGCCATCGTCGCCGCCGAGCGGATCGGTGGGCGCATCATCGAGGTCGGGGTCGGCACCGGCATTTCGCTCCCCCAATATTCGCGCGACAACCGCATCGTCGGCGTCGACCTGTCCGAGCCGATGCTGGACAAGGCGCGCGAACGGGTGAAGCGTGGCAACCTCACCCATGTCGAACAGATCGCATATGGCGACGCCGAGGCGCTGCAATTCGCCGACAACAGCTTCGACGTGGTGGTCGCGCAGTACGTCATCACCGCCGTCCCCAACCCGGAACGCGCGCTGGACGAATTCGCCCGCATCTGCCGCCCCGGTGGCGAGATCGTCATCACCACGCGCGTCGGCGCGGGCGACGGTCTTCGTGGGCGGATCGAAAAGACGCTGATGCCGATCACCAGCCGGTTGGGCTTCCGCACCGACTTCCCGTTCCATCGCTATACCGACTGGGCCGCGACGCGCGGCGATGTGGAACTGGTCGAAAGCCGCCCCCTGCCCCCGCTCGGCCATTTCTCGCTGGTCCGCTTCGCCAAGCGCCAGCCCTCCCTCCAAGGACAAGTCCAATGA